Part of the Halopenitus persicus genome is shown below.
CCGAGGTACAGCAGCGTGAAGACGACGACGCCGCGGATGGCTCCCTCGTCGACGACGGTCCCGGCGAGTCGGATCGGCTGCACCGCGTCGGGGTGTGAGGTCCGGAACAGCTCGCGACGGAGTGCTTTAAAAACGATCAGCCAGCGGATCACTTTGATCCCGCCGCCGGTCGACCCGGCCGATCCGCCGACGAACATCGCGAACAGCAGCGTGAGCTGCCCGTAGGTGCCCCACTGGGCGAAGTCGCTCGTGGCGAACCCGGTGGAGTTCAGCAGCGAGCCGATCTGGAAGACGGCGTGTCGGAGCGCGGGCTCCACGGTCCCTTCGGTCGTCCCGCCGATCTCCATCGGCGGCGCGACGCCGGCATACAGCAGGCCGAAGACGACCGCGACGAAGGCCGCGACCGCGCCCGCGTATGTCCGCAGTTCGGTGTCTCGGAAGAACTCGCGCGTGTCGCCCGCGAGGACGTGCCAGAACAGCGCGAAGTTGACCCCGGCGACGACCATGAACGGGATGATCGCCCACTGGACGGCGGCCGAGAAGGCCGCAATGCTGTCGGCCTTCGTCGAGAATCCGCCCGTCGGCATCGTGGAAAAGGCGTGCGCGATCGCGTTGAACAGATCCATCCGCGGCGCGAATCCGGCCAGGTGGAGCCCGTAGAGGACGACCGCGAGCAGGAGGGTGAACGCGAAGTAGACCTTCCAAAGGACCCTGGCCGTCTCCTGGATGTGCGGCGTGAGCTTCTGAAGCTGCGGGCCGGGCGCCTCGGCCTGGATGAGGTCGGCGCCGTTGACCGCGAGCTCCGGGAGGATGGCCACCATCAGAACGATGATCCCCATCCCGCCGAGCCACTGGGTGAGCTGGCGCCACAACAACAGCGCGTGGGAGTGCCGCTCGGTCGATATCTCGCCCATCACGGTCGCCCCGGTGGTGGTAAACCCCGACATCGACTCGAAGAGCGCGTTGACGGGGTGGGCAAGCGTCGACGCCGTGCCGTAGCCCGCCAGCAGGTAGGGGATCGTGCCGACGACGCCGACCGCCAGCCAGGCGAGCGCGACGAGGAGGAGTGCCTCCCGCGGGCCCAGATCCGGTTCGGGGTCGGCCCGCTCGAGCAGGATGCCGAGCCCGAGCACGCAGAAGATCGAGGTTCCGAAGACGAGCAGGTCCTCGCCGTACACGAGCGCGACGACGAGCGGGATCGCCATCGCGACGGCGGTGTATTTGATGACCGTGCCGGTGATCGCGACGCTCGTCCGCCAGTCGACCCTCACCGACACGGACACGCGGCGTCACCCCCCGTTCGAGGGTCCGGACGATGCGTGGTCGCACCGACCCGCGTTTGCGTGGCCGCACCGACCCGCACTCGAGACATATCCCTGCCGAGACGGGGGTCCGGCAAGAATCCACCGGGTTCGGAACGACCGGGGATCGGACGGCTGCACGTCACGACCGCCAGTAGGCGGGCGTCAACAGGACGAACACGGGGAGTATCTCGATCCGGCCGACCCACATCAACACGATCATCGCCGCCTTCGTCGCGTTCGAGAACGGATGATAGCTCCCGAACGGGCCGGCGACGCCGAATGCCGGGCCGATGTTGAAGAAGGTGGCCGCGGCCGCGCTCATCGCCTCGAACTCCGTGAGTTCGAGGCTGGCTCGCGCCCCGTCGACCGCGATGAACGCGGTGAGCGCGAAGAAGATCACGACCGAGAGGAGCGTGTACGCATAGACGTCCCGGACCGTCTCCTCCTCGACGACGGTTCCGGAGAGCCGGATCGGGCGGACCGCGTCGGTGTGAACCGCGGTGAACAGGTCCCGGCGGAACCCCTTCAGCACGATCATCCACCGCAAAAGCTTGATGGAACAGGTCGTCGAGCCGGCCATCCCGCCGAGGAACATCAACAGGAACAGCACGTGTTTCGCGGCCGGGGACCAGCCGTTGAAATCGACGGTCGCGAACCCGGTCGTCGTGAGGATCGAGACGACCTGGAAGGTGGCGTGGCGCAGCTTCGCCTCGATCGGGAACGATACGCTCGGGTCGGTGAGAAGCAACAGCGCCATCAGCACCGTCGTCCCGACGACCACGCCGACGTAGTAGCGGAACTCCTCGTTGCGGACCGGGCGAAGCCAGTCGCCGCGGACGAAGTAGTAGATCAGGATGAAGTTCGTCGCCCCGATGAACATGAAGGGGATGACCGTCCACTGGGCCGCCCGCGAGAACGCCCCGACGCTGCCCGGGTCCGGCGAGAATCCCGCCGTCGCGACCGCGGTGAGCGCGTGTGCGAGCGCGTTGTACGGCGTCATTCCGGGCGCGACCCCGGCGAGGTTCAGGACGTACAGCACGCCCGCACAGGTCAGGGTGATCGCCGAATAGAGCGACCACAGCATCCGCGCCGTCTCCTCGATGTGCGGCGAGAGCTTGTGGACGTTCTGGGTCTGTGCCTCCGTCTCCATCAACTGGGTCCCGCCGATCGACAGCTGTGAGAGCACCGAGATGGCCAACACGAGCACGCCGAGCCCGCCGAGCCACTGGATGACCTGCCGCCACATCAGGATCGACCGCCCGTGCACCGAGAAGTCGACGAGCACGGTCGCGCCGGTGGTCGTGATCCCCGACATCGACTCGAAGAGCGCGTCGACCGGATGTGCGATGACGCCGTTTCCGGCGACGAGGAAGGGGATCGCCCCGATGAGGCCGACGGCGAGCCACGCGAGCGCCACCATCAGGAACGCCTCGCGGCCGCCCAGATCGGCATCGCCGGAGAGCCGTTCGAGCCACCGGCCGACGCCCAGCGTGACGGCGATGGTCACGAGGAACGGGAGAAGCGGCTCGTCGTAGTAGCCCGCCAGCACCAGCGGGAACGACAGCGGGACGGCGAGCCAGACGAGGATGCTCCCGACCAGTCCGAGACTGGCCCGCCACTTCACCCGAACGGGCCGGCGTCGCCACCGGTCGATCCGGTCGGCGATTCCGGTGAGGATCGGGATCGAGGACATGTAAGGGAGGACTGTCTTGGCGGGTCGTCACAGCAGCGCCGTTACTTCGTCGACGACGGCGGTCTCGACGAAGACGACGACGTGGTCGCCGGCGCGGAGTTCGGTGTCCCCGCGCGGGACGATGAACTCCCGATCGCGGGTGATCGCGCCGATGACGACGCACTCGGGGAGGTCAGCCATCGCGTCCTGGATCCGTTTCCCGGCGAGCGCGCTGTCGGCGCTGATCTCCACCTCGAGCACCTCCGCCCTGTCGGACTCGATGAACGCGACGTTCTCCGCCGATCCGGACTGGGTGAACCGCGTTATCTCCTCGGCGACGACCTCCCGGGGGGAGACGCCGACGTCGACGCCGACCGTCTCGAAGAGGTCGACGTAGGAGGTCCGGTCGATGACCGCGACCGTCCGCTCGACGCCGAGCCGTCTCGCGAGGAGACACTCGAGGAGGTTCTTCTCGTCGGAATCCAGCGTCGACACGAGGATGTCCGCGTCGCCGACGTGTTCCCGCTCGAGGAAGCCCATATCCGTCGCGTCCGACTCCATCACGAGCGTCTCGGGAAGGTGTTCGGCGAGGGTGCGAGCGCGATCGTGATCTTGCTCGACCAGGCGGGGCGAGAGGCCGCGCTCCTCGAGCAGCCGGCAGACGTGATACCCGATCTCCGAGCCGCCGATGACGACCACTTCCGCCGCCTCGTCCGGTGATTCCTTTGGCGCGATCGTTCGGGCGAACGTCTGCACGCTGTGTGGCGACCCGATCACGACTACGCGGTCGCCCGCCAACAGGCAGGAGTCGCCGCGGGGAACCTCGACGTCGCCGTTCCGGATGATCGCGGCGAAGGTGAGCGAGTCGAACCGGTCGGCCTCCTCGACCGTCTGGTCGACGATCGGCGACCCCTCGCCGATCTCGAACTCGGCCATTTGGACCCGCCCGCCGGCGAAGACGTCGGCGTCGCGGGCCGCCGGCAGCCCGACGACGCGAACGATCGACTCCGCGGTGAGGAGGTTGGTGCAGACCATCAGATCGAT
Proteins encoded:
- a CDS encoding TrkH family potassium uptake protein; translated protein: MSVRVDWRTSVAITGTVIKYTAVAMAIPLVVALVYGEDLLVFGTSIFCVLGLGILLERADPEPDLGPREALLLVALAWLAVGVVGTIPYLLAGYGTASTLAHPVNALFESMSGFTTTGATVMGEISTERHSHALLLWRQLTQWLGGMGIIVLMVAILPELAVNGADLIQAEAPGPQLQKLTPHIQETARVLWKVYFAFTLLLAVVLYGLHLAGFAPRMDLFNAIAHAFSTMPTGGFSTKADSIAAFSAAVQWAIIPFMVVAGVNFALFWHVLAGDTREFFRDTELRTYAGAVAAFVAVVFGLLYAGVAPPMEIGGTTEGTVEPALRHAVFQIGSLLNSTGFATSDFAQWGTYGQLTLLFAMFVGGSAGSTGGGIKVIRWLIVFKALRRELFRTSHPDAVQPIRLAGTVVDEGAIRGVVVFTLLYLGLFGAGVLVIALDAARIGLELTALEAIGASLAAIGNIGPAFGRLGPFGSYLDLPATSKLVMVLLMWFGRLEILPVLVVFTGSFWRR
- a CDS encoding TrkH family potassium uptake protein codes for the protein MSSIPILTGIADRIDRWRRRPVRVKWRASLGLVGSILVWLAVPLSFPLVLAGYYDEPLLPFLVTIAVTLGVGRWLERLSGDADLGGREAFLMVALAWLAVGLIGAIPFLVAGNGVIAHPVDALFESMSGITTTGATVLVDFSVHGRSILMWRQVIQWLGGLGVLVLAISVLSQLSIGGTQLMETEAQTQNVHKLSPHIEETARMLWSLYSAITLTCAGVLYVLNLAGVAPGMTPYNALAHALTAVATAGFSPDPGSVGAFSRAAQWTVIPFMFIGATNFILIYYFVRGDWLRPVRNEEFRYYVGVVVGTTVLMALLLLTDPSVSFPIEAKLRHATFQVVSILTTTGFATVDFNGWSPAAKHVLFLLMFLGGMAGSTTCSIKLLRWMIVLKGFRRDLFTAVHTDAVRPIRLSGTVVEEETVRDVYAYTLLSVVIFFALTAFIAVDGARASLELTEFEAMSAAAATFFNIGPAFGVAGPFGSYHPFSNATKAAMIVLMWVGRIEILPVFVLLTPAYWRS
- the trkA gene encoding Trk system potassium transporter TrkA, encoding MHVVIIGAGQVGESIAADLQHDHDVVVVENRADRADELTYALDVLTITGDGTELHTLEEAGVDEADMVLATTDDDETNIVACSTAKALAPSTFTIARIKNTKYLRTWEHDEGAFGIDLMVCTNLLTAESIVRVVGLPAARDADVFAGGRVQMAEFEIGEGSPIVDQTVEEADRFDSLTFAAIIRNGDVEVPRGDSCLLAGDRVVVIGSPHSVQTFARTIAPKESPDEAAEVVVIGGSEIGYHVCRLLEERGLSPRLVEQDHDRARTLAEHLPETLVMESDATDMGFLEREHVGDADILVSTLDSDEKNLLECLLARRLGVERTVAVIDRTSYVDLFETVGVDVGVSPREVVAEEITRFTQSGSAENVAFIESDRAEVLEVEISADSALAGKRIQDAMADLPECVVIGAITRDREFIVPRGDTELRAGDHVVVFVETAVVDEVTALL